Proteins from a genomic interval of Dermacentor variabilis isolate Ectoservices chromosome 8, ASM5094787v1, whole genome shotgun sequence:
- the LOC142589626 gene encoding uncharacterized protein LOC142589626, with translation MASGAYAELRLQQADVQRRLPQGLRTWTDELLKRQARELTFHFPDDTTRRYLYESWIKYFGGEACVGASLDRLVLNCIVATPSPSNPAVPLFVDIVLGGGGSAPRPVAARGGKNSPAAGSRGAAPPKTVVPSGETVVKDVPAATKSKKDSAGKRQDTPSKETQSVEAQSKDTTMPVGTKVEDKKQADKDKASIASDKVDSAKSVAKTDSSSKERPEETNNVAADVQNTEKVSKTSASEVAAVSAKQDDAKKPTPATAQSGSSKVAKVTSTSEGEEKENVPADVDDTSSVELRRGPKDSASNNNTVHNKFSFFKWRPQSLMERRKTYVGGVKLRRSLMETGSAPPRERGAVNRQPSFAAPSALKFLIYLSKLLETSKENREALDEAGMIIGFCSMLLSLVSFKTRTQVESYFRDRVGGILSTVVPSASFRGVVPVPNRRFLEVLHEQLTRGSQLQTQISVLAVCQYLYFKEAGDGKFPELDMRFLREGYLNHTIGTGLGTLSLLRALQQKTKLNPAAILRFLNSDVTRESCERVEEFLKHQTSLSGKKNTGRTFGKPPAQQQHTWPWCRVVDPKQFSNLMTRANAFYAVRVVCCLDPPPEDRMWKSVEFVPEEVKKHEREWGDMFRRHLKDGSIRKASDSMLKHREGEWARALDAMYFVEDFELLSVGSYKKQKSSTTDIDGCGSDGTTTTTTGGTA, from the exons ATGGCGTCGGGCGCCTACGCTGAGTTGCGGTTGCAGCAGGCCGACGTGCAGCGTCGCCTGCcgcag GGCCTGCGCACCTGGACGGACGAGCTGCTGAAGCGGCAGGCTCGCGAGCTGACGTTCCACTTCCCGGACGACACGACGCGGCGCTACCTGTACGAGTCATGGATCAAGTACTTCGGCGGCGAGGCCTGCGTCGGGGCCTCCCTGGACAGGCTCGTGCTCAACTGCATCGTGGCTACGCCGTCGCCCTCCAATCCCGCGGTGCCCCTCTTCGTCGACATCGTCCTCGGCggtggaggaagcgcgccgcggCCTGTTGCGGCCCGAGGAGGAAAGAATTCGCCTGCAGCGGGCTCGCGTGGCGCCGCTCCTCCGAAGACCGTCGTCCCTTCGG GTGAGACGGTCGTCAAGGATGTTCCTGCCGCGACGAAGAGCAAGAAAGACTCTGCCGGCAAGCGGCAGGACACGCCTTCGAAGGAGACTCAGTCAGTGGAAGCTCAAAGCAAAGACACCACGATGCCAGTTGGAACTAAAGTTGAAGACAAGAAACAAGCCGATAAAGACAAGGCGTCTATAGCTTCCGATAAAGTTGACTCGGCGAAGAGTGTCGCCAAAACAGACTCGTCTTCGAAAGAAAGGCCCGAAGAGACGAACAACGTCGCGGCCGATGTCCAAAACACCGAAAAGGTCTCCAAGACGTCCGCGTCCGAAGTTGCGGCCGTCTCAGCTAAACAGGATGACGCCAAGAAGCCTACGCCGGCGACTGCGCAGTCGGGTTCTAGCAAAGTCGCCAAGGTCACTTCGACTTCGGAAGGCGAAGAGAAGGAGAACGTCCCAGCAGACGTAGACGACACGTCGTCGGTGGAACTGCGCCGAGGTCCAAAGGACAGTGCTTCCAACAACAACACCGTTCACAACAAGTTCAGCTTCTTCAAGTGGCGTCCCCAGAGCCTGATGGAACGGCGCAAGACGTACGTGGGAGGCGTCAAGTTGCGCCGGAGTCTGATGGAAACCGGAAGCGCTCCTCCCAGGGAACGCGGCGCCGTCAATCggcagccgtcgttcgccgcgcCCAGCGCGCTCAAGTTCCTGATCTACCTTTCGAAACTACTGGAAACCAGCAAGGAGAACCGCGAGGCGCTGGACGAAGCCGGCATGATCATCGGCTTCTGTTCCATGCTGCTGTCCCTGGTGTCCTTCAAGACGAGGACGCAGGTCGAGTCCTACTTCCGGGACAGGGTCGGCGGAATCCTTTCGACCGTCGTGCCATCCGCTTCCTTCCGCGGCGTCGTTCCTGTTCCGAACCGCCGGTTCCTGGAAGTGCTCCACGAGCAATTGACCAGAGGCTCGCAGCTTCAGACTCAGATCAGCGTCCTCGCCGTCTGCCAGTACCTATACTTCAAGGAAGCCGGGGACGGCAAGTTTCCGGAGCTGGACATGCGCTTCCTCAGAGAAGGCTACCTGAACCACACAATCGGAACGGGTCTGGGAACGCTGTCGCTGCTTCGAGCATTGCAGCAGAAGACCAAGCTGAACCCGGCGGCCATTCTCAGGTTCCTCAACTCTGACGTGACTCGCGAGTCTTGCGAGCGCGTTGAAGAGTTCCTCAAGCACCAGACGTCGCTGTCTGGGAAGAAGAACACCGGCAGGACATTCGGAAAGCCGCCCGCGCAGCAGCAACACACGTGGCCTTGGTGCCGCGTCGTCGACCCGAAGCAGTTCTCGAACCTGATGACCCGGGCTAACGCGTTTTACGcagtgcgcgtcgtctgctgcctGGACCCTCCGCCGGAAGACCGGATGTGGAAGAGCGTCGAGTTCGTACCGGAAGAGGTGAAGAAGCACGAACGCGAGTGGGGCGACATGTTCCGGCGGCACCTGAAAGACGGGAGCATCCGGAAGGCAAGCGACTCGATGTTGAAGCACCGGGAGGGCGAGTGGGCCCGGGCGCTGGACGCCATGTACTTCGTCGAGGACTTCGAGCTCCTCTCGGTCGGCTCGTACAAGAAGCAGAAGTCGTCGACGACGGACATCGACGGTTGTGGAAGCGATGGAACGACGACGACCACGACAGGCGGTACTGCGTAG